A genome region from Ascaphus truei isolate aAscTru1 chromosome 12 unlocalized genomic scaffold, aAscTru1.hap1 SUPER_12_unloc_1, whole genome shotgun sequence includes the following:
- the LOC142473432 gene encoding histone H3 — MARTKQTARKSTGGKAPRKQLATKAARKSAPATGGVKKPHRYRPGTVALREIRRYQKSTELLIRKLPFQRLVREIAQDFKTDLRFQSSAVMALQEASEAYLVGLFEDTNLCAIHAKRVTIMPKDIQLARRIRGERA, encoded by the coding sequence atggcccggaccaagcagaccgcccggaaatccaccggAGGGAAGGCTCCCCGTAAGCAGCTAGCGACCAAGGCTGCCAGAAAGAGCGCTCCGGCCACCGGCGGAGTGAAGAAGCCTCACCGCTACCGGCCCGGTACTGTGGCTCTCAGGGAGATCCGCCGCTACCAGAAGTCCACCGAGCTGCTCATCCGCAAGCTGCCCTTCCAGCGCCTGGTCCGGGAGATCGCCCAGGACTTCAAGACTGACCTGCGCTTCCAGAGCTCGGCTGTCATGGCTCTGCAGGAGGCCAGCGAGGCTTATCTGGTGGGGCTCTTCGAGGACACCAACCTGTGCGCTATCCACGCCAAGAGGGTCACCATCATGCCCAAGGACATCCAGCTGGCCCGCAggatcagaggggagagagcttaG
- the LOC142473431 gene encoding histone H1-like produces the protein MAETAPAPPPPAESAAKKKQPKKAAGASKSRPAKSGPSVSDLIVRAVSASKERSGVSLSALKKALAAGGYDVEKNNSRLKLALKGLVSKETLIQLKGSGASGSFKLNKKQLESKEKAAKKKDVGKPKKPVAQKPAKSPKKPKKAPAGVKKSPKKVKKPAAAKKPAKSPKKSKAAKPRKAVKSPAAKKAAKPKTAKSPAKAKAAKPKAAKPKRAAAPKK, from the coding sequence atggccgagaccgctcctgctcctcctcctccagctgaaagcgccgccaagaagaagcagccgaaGAAAGCGGCCGGAGCCTCGAAAAGCCGCCCAGCAAAGTCCGGTCCCAGCGTGTCCGATCTGATAGTGAGAGCTGTGTCCGCCTCTAAGGAGCGCAGCGGGGTCTCCCTGTCCGCTCTGAAGAAGGCTCTGGCTGCAGGAGGCTACGATGTGGAGAAGAATAACAGCCGCCTGAAGCTGGCTCTCAAGGGCTTGGTGAGCAAGGAAACCCTGATCCAGCTGAAAGGGAGCGGAGCCTCCGGGTCGTTCAAGCTGAATAAGAAGCAGctggagagcaaggagaaggcggccAAGAAAAAGGATGTGGGGAAACCCAAGAAGCCAGTGGCACAGAAACCCGCCAAGTCCCCCAAGAAACCCAAAAAGGCTCCGGCGGGAGTGAAGAAAAGCCCCAAAAAGGTCAAGAAACCGGCGGCCGCCAAGAAGCCAGCAAAAAGCCCGAAGAAGTCTAAAGCTGCCAAGCCCAGGAAGGCTGTGAAGAGCCCGGCGGCTAAAAAGGCTGCGAAGCCAAAAACTGCTAAGAGTCCAGCTAAGGCCAAGGCAGCCAAACCCAAAGCAGCAAAGCCCAAGAGGGCGGCAGCTCCTAAGAAGTGA